The following coding sequences are from one Carassius gibelio isolate Cgi1373 ecotype wild population from Czech Republic chromosome B7, carGib1.2-hapl.c, whole genome shotgun sequence window:
- the LOC127962612 gene encoding glutamate receptor ionotropic, kainate 2-like encodes MLRELILVISLNQFPLSDPSGSPYRDKITIAILQLQEEGKLHMMKEKWWRGNGCPEEENKEASALGVQNIGGIFIVLAAGLVLSVFVAVGEFLYKSKQNAQLEKRSFCSAMVDELRVSLKCQRRLKHKPQPPVIVKTDEVINMHTFNDRRLPGKETMA; translated from the exons ATGCTAAGAGAACTAATTCTCGTCATCTCTTTAAATCAGTTTCCCCTTTCTGACCCTTCAGGGTCCCCGTACCGAGATAAGATCACCATCGCAATCCTGCAGCTACAGGAGGAAGGGAAGCTGCACATGATGAAGGAGAAGTGGTGGCGAGGAAACGGCTGTCCTGAGGAGGAGAATAAGGAGGCCAGTGCGCTGGGCGTCCAGAACATCGGTGGCATTTTCATAGTGTTGGCTGCGGGACTCGTCCTCTCTGTGTTTGTGGCAGTTGGGGAGTTTCTCTATAAGTCCAAACAAAACGCACAGCTGGAAAAG AGATCCTTCTGCAGCGCCATGGTGGACGAGCTGCGGGTTTCCCTCAAGTGCCAGCGCCGGCTCAAACACAAGCCGCAGCCGCCCGTCATAGTCAAAACGGATGAAGTCATCAACATGCACACCTTCAATGACCGAAGACTGCCAGGCAAAGAGACCATGGCTTAA